One segment of SAR324 cluster bacterium DNA contains the following:
- a CDS encoding iron ABC transporter permease: MSSTSLSLSLRIQRGEATPYLFRKALLLWLFIGWFGALVLPWYQAYDGFWNFIWIEDGWPLDGEYAPGILQIFMQDRLWLLPLLISIGLPIICLSWRRDNPRLAPFLMGCGGFGLGWLLLQGFVIGLRGWNNETLQLWLGSPGPSQEGMGYGALLVASCLLFLLTQGWSLRGGVQGDGFVTGSIGLNVLLVLLFIFYPVTKILLSAFLNEEGTLAPALFLKKLTSSKIWQLSCLDTGLSCGVAWNSLYLAILVGLTTTLLGLAFALLVTRTSIRGKKILQAITLLPIITPPFVIGLGIILLFGRSGVFSSFLEWAFEIPPSRWIYGLPGIWFAQTMAFTPIAFLVLIAVVEGVSPSMEEAAQTLRANRWKTFQTVTWPLMRPGLANAFLLGFIESLADFGNPLVLGGNFEVLSTQIFFAIAGAQADQGMAAVLALVLLGFTLTAFWIQRRWLGKRSYVSVTGKGDAGIPVKLPQRVRTAITLVCVPFGVLTLTLYGMILFGGFVDTWGYKHNFTLKHYFDAFALGWSDEFGLMWEGTAWNSFWTTLQISAISAPLTAGLGLLTAWLLVRQRFAGKDVFEFITMLSFAIPGTVIGIGYILAFNIPPIEITGTGVILIVCFLFRNMPTGIRAGVAAMAQLDPSLDEASLTLGAPSSTTLRKILLPLLRPALLAALVFSFVRAMTAISAVIFLVSADYDMATSYILGRVENADYGLAIAYSSVLIVVMLIAIGGIQWVVGQRQLGRRGSSPISWSDNG; the protein is encoded by the coding sequence GTGAGTTCAACCTCTCTTAGCCTCTCCCTTCGGATTCAAAGGGGAGAGGCAACTCCATACCTTTTCCGCAAAGCTCTTCTACTTTGGCTTTTCATCGGTTGGTTTGGGGCCTTGGTACTCCCATGGTATCAGGCCTATGATGGATTCTGGAATTTCATCTGGATTGAAGATGGATGGCCACTGGATGGGGAATATGCTCCGGGGATCTTGCAAATCTTTATGCAGGATCGCTTGTGGCTGCTACCTCTGCTGATAAGCATCGGCCTACCCATAATTTGTTTGAGTTGGAGACGTGATAATCCCCGTCTTGCCCCATTTCTAATGGGATGTGGTGGCTTTGGTCTTGGTTGGCTCCTTTTACAGGGCTTTGTTATTGGTTTACGTGGTTGGAATAACGAAACCCTCCAACTCTGGCTAGGCAGCCCTGGTCCATCTCAGGAGGGGATGGGCTATGGAGCTCTGCTAGTTGCCAGTTGCCTGCTTTTCCTACTAACACAGGGCTGGAGCTTGCGTGGTGGTGTGCAAGGGGACGGTTTTGTCACTGGTTCAATAGGCCTGAACGTCCTGCTGGTACTGCTTTTCATCTTCTATCCTGTTACTAAGATTCTCTTGAGTGCTTTCCTAAACGAAGAAGGCACTCTTGCACCTGCTCTTTTCTTAAAAAAACTGACTTCCTCCAAAATCTGGCAACTAAGCTGTTTGGATACAGGATTAAGCTGTGGTGTAGCTTGGAACTCTCTTTATCTGGCTATCCTGGTAGGTTTAACAACTACCTTGCTCGGCCTAGCCTTCGCACTGTTAGTAACTCGGACTTCCATTCGTGGCAAAAAAATTCTTCAAGCAATCACTTTATTACCAATCATTACGCCACCCTTTGTGATTGGTCTTGGTATAATTCTCTTATTCGGACGATCTGGAGTTTTCAGCTCTTTTCTTGAATGGGCTTTTGAAATTCCTCCCTCACGCTGGATATATGGTCTTCCAGGTATTTGGTTTGCTCAAACTATGGCCTTTACACCGATAGCTTTTCTGGTGCTGATTGCAGTTGTTGAAGGTGTCAGTCCTTCAATGGAAGAGGCCGCGCAGACGCTGAGAGCTAATCGCTGGAAAACTTTTCAAACGGTCACCTGGCCACTGATGAGACCAGGTTTAGCCAACGCTTTTTTGTTAGGATTCATTGAAAGTCTGGCGGACTTTGGAAATCCACTTGTGCTTGGTGGAAATTTTGAAGTTCTTTCTACCCAAATCTTTTTCGCGATAGCTGGGGCTCAAGCTGACCAAGGTATGGCTGCGGTTTTGGCCTTGGTACTGTTGGGATTCACGCTCACAGCTTTCTGGATTCAACGTCGTTGGTTGGGGAAACGTTCCTACGTTAGTGTTACAGGCAAAGGAGATGCAGGCATCCCTGTAAAATTACCACAGCGGGTACGTACTGCGATTACTCTCGTGTGTGTACCCTTTGGTGTGCTGACTCTAACTCTCTATGGCATGATTCTTTTTGGTGGTTTTGTTGATACTTGGGGCTACAAGCACAATTTTACCCTTAAGCACTATTTTGACGCTTTCGCCTTAGGTTGGTCTGATGAATTTGGTCTGATGTGGGAAGGAACTGCCTGGAATTCTTTTTGGACCACTTTGCAGATCTCAGCGATCTCAGCACCACTGACAGCCGGGTTGGGCCTACTCACGGCTTGGTTACTTGTTCGTCAACGTTTTGCAGGAAAAGATGTTTTCGAATTCATCACGATGCTCAGCTTTGCGATTCCTGGGACAGTTATCGGCATTGGCTACATCCTCGCCTTCAATATACCTCCAATTGAAATAACTGGGACTGGGGTCATTCTGATCGTCTGTTTTCTATTCCGCAATATGCCCACAGGTATTCGAGCAGGGGTCGCTGCAATGGCTCAGTTAGATCCAAGCCTTGATGAGGCATCCCTAACCCTTGGGGCACCTTCCAGTACAACCCTAAGAAAAATTTTGCTTCCCTTATTGCGCCCAGCCTTGTTGGCGGCCTTGGTATTTAGCTTTGTGAGAGCGATGACTGCTATCAGTGCTGTCATTTTCCTGGTCAGTGCAGACTATGATATGGCGACCTCGTATATTCTTGGCCGTGTTGAAAATGCAGACTATGGCTTGGCTATTGCCTACAGTTCTGTGCTGATTGTCGTCATGTTGATTGCCATTGGTGGTATCCAGTGGGTGGTTGGACAACGTCAACTGGGCCGTCGAGGTTCGAGCCCAATTTCCTGGAGTGACAACGGATGA
- a CDS encoding ABC transporter ATP-binding protein, with translation MNNKTHTAVEFLNVTKAFGTVKAVHDVSLQIQPGELVTLLGPSGCGKTTTLRLIAGLEMATGGQIRIGGRDVTQLPATDRDVSMVFQSYALFPHMTVLQNVSYGLTMSRLSKDVVEEQALNGLKLVGLTGFEKRLPSELSGGQQQRVAVARALVLEPEVLLFDEPLSNLDAKLRRRVREEIRDLQQQLQLTVVYVTHDQEEALAVSDRIIVMKEAVIAQQGSPRELYESPKTRFVADFIGDANLVNGKLISSDDTMGTLQLDELTIQLPHLNLPIGEVTVAVRPEAITLDPRPEATGISGTVRKAVYLGSHLEYEIKSAVGEIFVIDPLGKEIIAEGHPVRLQISERGVNLVQD, from the coding sequence ATGAACAATAAGACGCACACTGCAGTCGAATTCCTAAATGTCACCAAAGCTTTTGGAACCGTCAAAGCAGTCCACGATGTCAGCCTTCAAATTCAACCTGGAGAGTTGGTTACTCTGCTTGGCCCATCCGGTTGTGGGAAGACGACCACTCTGCGTTTGATTGCAGGACTGGAAATGGCTACTGGAGGCCAGATCAGGATCGGGGGTCGTGATGTAACACAGTTACCAGCAACAGATCGTGATGTGAGCATGGTCTTTCAGTCTTACGCTCTGTTTCCCCACATGACCGTGCTACAGAACGTCAGTTATGGGCTAACAATGTCCCGTCTCTCCAAGGATGTTGTGGAAGAGCAGGCGCTGAATGGTTTGAAACTCGTGGGCCTGACTGGATTTGAAAAACGCCTGCCCAGTGAGCTTTCAGGAGGACAGCAACAGCGTGTTGCTGTTGCTAGAGCCCTAGTGCTAGAACCTGAGGTGCTGCTTTTCGATGAGCCTCTGTCCAATCTGGACGCAAAACTAAGACGCCGAGTGCGTGAAGAAATTCGGGATCTACAGCAACAATTGCAACTGACCGTGGTCTACGTGACCCATGATCAGGAAGAAGCCCTGGCAGTCTCTGATCGGATCATCGTGATGAAAGAGGCTGTCATCGCTCAGCAAGGTTCTCCGAGAGAACTTTATGAAAGTCCAAAAACACGCTTTGTTGCGGATTTTATTGGAGATGCAAATTTAGTTAACGGAAAGTTGATCTCTAGTGACGATACGATGGGCACACTGCAACTTGATGAATTAACAATTCAACTACCTCATTTGAATCTACCCATCGGAGAGGTGACAGTAGCTGTTCGTCCGGAGGCAATCACGCTTGATCCAAGACCGGAAGCGACTGGGATTTCAGGTACTGTTCGCAAAGCTGTGTATCTAGGAAGCCACCTCGAATATGAGATCAAGAGCGCAGTAGGGGAGATTTTTGTGATTGATCCGCTAGGGAAAGAGATTATTGCAGAGGGACATCCCGTTCGGCTACAGATCAGTGAACGTGGGGTAAATCTGGTTCAAGACTAA
- a CDS encoding histidine phosphatase family protein, giving the protein MKWSWLVLVVMLCTIVFDTTHAMSLKEYAEKPFGLVLMLRHALAPGFGDPSNFQLRDCSTQRILDEVGREQSRQIGNAFRNAGLRFEGVYSSQWCRCLETAQLINMGKVQELTGLNSFFQGIVQREATLASLRKFLQDLRPDGDPVLLVTHQVTISAITRMGVPSGAAVAYDPVTDQAQRVTLPTD; this is encoded by the coding sequence ATGAAATGGAGCTGGCTTGTGCTCGTGGTGATGCTTTGCACAATCGTATTCGATACTACACACGCGATGTCCCTGAAGGAATATGCTGAGAAACCTTTTGGCCTTGTGCTGATGCTTCGCCATGCTTTGGCCCCAGGATTTGGAGATCCAAGCAACTTTCAACTGAGAGATTGTAGCACACAGCGGATTTTGGATGAAGTTGGCCGAGAACAGTCCCGCCAAATTGGTAATGCCTTCCGGAATGCAGGCCTGAGATTTGAGGGGGTTTACTCCAGCCAGTGGTGCCGTTGCCTAGAAACAGCCCAGCTGATCAACATGGGGAAAGTTCAGGAATTGACTGGGCTGAATTCTTTTTTTCAAGGTATCGTTCAACGTGAAGCCACCTTGGCTTCTCTTCGAAAGTTTTTGCAGGATCTCCGACCTGATGGAGATCCGGTTCTACTGGTCACCCACCAAGTGACAATCTCTGCCATCACCAGAATGGGTGTTCCCAGCGGAGCAGCAGTTGCCTATGATCCAGTCACTGATCAAGCACAGCGAGTCACCCTGCCAACTGACTAA
- a CDS encoding fatty acid desaturase yields the protein MYIFLMTPAGQQHSVRWAMVLGFHTGVLIFALLIGQPILFLIISLHHFIGNWLWYFVGAPMHCGLRSDVPDFRKGVRTITLDPISEFLYWHMNWHLEHHMFAAVPCYNLSKLHRLMADDMPKPRAMFGAWKEMRETYRKQLEHPTNEFDTPVPALKKEKIEREEQLEAALGTETLEMVH from the coding sequence ATGTACATCTTTTTGATGACACCAGCGGGACAACAGCATTCTGTTCGATGGGCTATGGTTCTGGGCTTTCATACTGGTGTGCTGATCTTTGCCTTGCTGATCGGACAACCAATTCTATTCTTAATCATCTCCCTACATCACTTCATCGGCAACTGGCTCTGGTATTTCGTAGGTGCCCCGATGCATTGTGGTCTACGCAGTGACGTGCCAGACTTTCGCAAAGGTGTTCGCACGATCACCTTGGATCCAATTAGTGAATTTCTTTATTGGCATATGAACTGGCATTTGGAACACCACATGTTTGCTGCAGTTCCTTGTTACAATCTATCAAAACTACACAGATTGATGGCTGATGATATGCCGAAGCCTAGGGCAATGTTTGGAGCTTGGAAAGAGATGCGGGAAACCTATCGAAAACAGTTGGAGCATCCAACGAACGAGTTCGATACGCCAGTTCCTGCCCTAAAAAAGGAGAAGATTGAACGTGAGGAACAGCTAGAAGCAGCTTTGGGAACTGAAACCTTGGAGATGGTCCATTGA